The Triticum aestivum cultivar Chinese Spring chromosome 6D, IWGSC CS RefSeq v2.1, whole genome shotgun sequence genomic sequence CCAGCAGATTTCTAGCGCTCATGTGCCGCAACAATTAGCCATTAACAATGTCCCAACAACGGTTTCTGTAGAAAGCAGGGCTGCCCAATGGTCTTCTCATTGACCTCAAGCTTCAGCGGCCATCTGACCTCCACACCGTTATCTCCTTCGCCAAGGCCTATGAGCAGCGGCATTTCCCTCCAACGACACACCAAGTACATTGTCGGATGCCCTAACTCATACATACCGGCTACAAGCTTTGGGTGCCAAGTAGTTTCATGTTGCATATATTCAACAATGAATGGAGCTGGTCATATTGCCCTTGTTATCTTTTTTATCTGTATCTCATGCACTCGGTCATACTACAAATTGCTCAACTATATCTGTCCAGACCAGGAATTTCCAGCTATCGGTGATAGACTGGAAACTGGTTGCTGACCACCATAATCCATACCCATATCTgtaatacatacatacatacatacatatatatatatatacacacacacactaagaaGCATGGATACGGGGACGGAAACACAGGGATACACATACGGGGATACGGGATACGGCATTTTCCAAAAACAGCCATTCGGGGATACGGCGGGGTATATAAGTATTTAGGAAAATAAATAAGAAagtatttagaaaaataaataTGAATAAGGATTTAATGAGAATTTTTTAGTACTGGATATATATTGTCTCCTTTCTATTCATCAAAGACTGAGAGCAGTCCACTCAGAGCCCATGTAGCTCTCCGTCCACTTATAAGCCCATGGAAGTCTCCGTCCACTTAGAGCCCATGTAAGGCTCAATTCCAGAAAACCCTAGACTAGTAGCGCTCCAGCCATCCCCAACTTCCCATTCTCGTAATCCCTTTCTCCAGCCGCCAGTGAAGAAACGACAGCGCCGCCAAATCGGCAGCTTCCATCACCCATCTTCTCCCTGCACGAATCTTCTTCCTCGCTGGCCACCACACTCCCCATCTTTCTTCGTGCCGGAGCTTCTTCCTTGTTAGCGGCCGCCTTGCCATCTTCCTCTACCAAGATCTCCTTCCTTGCTAGCAGCCCTCGAGGTTACCTGCTCGACCATGGTTGCTATCGGGAGGAGAACTGGGCAGCAGCATGGTCACTGGAGGCTGGTTGCCGAGTCCCCACCGTGTCCACGCCATATCTAGGCCGTATCccgattttatttcttttttttaattCGAAAAAGTTGGGATACTGCAGGATACGCGTATCCAGCCGTATTCGGGGCGTATCCCTGTGTCCCCCCGTATCAGGACGGCAAATCGGCAGTTCTGGCCGTATCGGTGCTTCTTAGTATATATActctccctccgtccgaaaaaaagcttgtccctcaaatggatgtatctagcaccaagttagtgctagatacatccatttgagggataagcttgggacaagctttttcggacggagggagtatatatatactGCTGCGCTAAAGTGCACCTGAGCGCAAAGCGGCGCAAAGTTGCTAATCGTGCGCTCCGGTCAGACTGCCACGCACCACGGCCTCCGTCCCTCGCCTCTCTAATCAACCAACCATCAAACTTCACGTATTTTTCTTCGCCTAGTAGTAAATTTAGGGGGAATCTAGTAACCATATTAATTTTGTTACTATTGCCCCCAATCGTTCACCGTCCGCGCACATAATTAGGGTACATAGTAATGAACAAGAGGAAAGATAGTAAAAGAATTTATTACGTTACTGCTGCATGATCTAGTTTTCTCTCTAATCAACCAACCATCAAACTTCACATATTTTTCTTCCGCCTAGTAATAAATTTAGTGGGGAATCTAGTAACCATACTAATTTTGTTACTATTGCCTCCCACTCGTTCACGGTCCGCGCACATAATTAGGCCACATAGTAATGAACAAGAGGAAAGATAGTAAAATAAGTTATTACGTTACTGCTGCATGATCTAGTTTTATTAGTGTCCGCTACCATTTTCATGGCTCGTAAAATAGTTATGGTATATAGTAATCAACCATCGAAACCGTTACCATCTGGACAATTGCTCCTAGTAAATGTAATGAGCATTAGTAGTAATAAGAGTTCTCCAATGGTAAAGTGAGAGTATTTGCTCAAGTAATGGATCATGGGTACAACTATTAGGGATTTTCACATGGCAAATCACCGTAAAGGTTAAAAGTTTCACACTATAGTAACACATGGAGTGCAAATTACTACATGTGGCTTGACACTTACGATCAAAAGAAAGTTGGGTACCACGTGGGGTGGGATGGATCGGCGGAATGGTGCATGCAGTTACTTTTTTCCTAATCTGGTTACGGCTCAGTAGGCAGCGCGCATAATAATAATTCTAAGCTCTGGCTCACTTTAGCAAGCCTATATATatagcaaggtgcgtttctccgatTTTTTGATCCCTTCACCCATATTGTATTTTTTGAGATTTTTCTTACCCAAGGTGGTACTGATTTTTTGTGGTCCATCTAGCAGCAGCGGCCCATCAGACCAGCCCTCCATGCGTCTGCGTCCGTGAAGGACTGCGGCCCAGGCCCATGATGCCTAGGAGAAGAGGCAAAAAGATAATGGCTGGTTCCAGGGATCGAACTCCCGACCAGTGGAGCAGTCTCGACCACGGCGTCCAACTGAGCCACCTCATGCTCGTGTGAAGAAGAGAGGATTCGTTCCTATTAAAAAGTACCACCGTGCTTCCCTACATTTTATTCCACCGATTTATATACTTCTCTGATCTGAAATCAGTAAACCGCCTCAAGAACCAATAATAAGAGGGCAAGAAGTGTGTTTCATTTGCTCgcgaatattgagcgggaaggatcCTCCAAGGAGAGAGAAGCGACCAAATAAATAACGAAAAAGACGCAGCTACATAGAGGGCGTCTCGAAGAAAAAGGGAGATCTCAATAATAGAATGGAAAAAACTGAAAAGCACGCAGCTACACAGCGCGAGCACGCCTCAGAGGAAAAATAAGGACCTAGCCGTGCTTTACGAGACTAAAATCAAACGCCCTAGGCTACGGCACGAGCACACCTCGGAGAAAAAAATGGACCCAATCATGCTTTACGGGATCAAAATCGAAGGCCCCAGGGTGACGCGGAGACAAGCCGGCACGATAGATCATGAGGTTACTTTAATCGAAGGAAAAATGATATTTGAAAAAAGGAAAAAGTTGAGTGCATGGATATGCACCTGGATTCAGGCTACCAACTCACGCCTCTGTGTCCAATCATGAAGCGGGTCGAGACGTGCTTGCATGCGCTAACACTAGTGATTGACGGGAGCATGCCTGCCACAGTGTTGTTTTGGACGAACAACTAATTTGAGTTGTTTTCTCCTAACAGTTATCGAATTATCGCTCAAATTAATCGATGCAGTGCACTGTTGCTTAGGGACGGTCAGGCTGCTGTGACGGCAGCCTCATACTTCCCCGAACATGCTCATTACACCTATTCTTGCAACTACGGGTaaattttgtttcttttcttctccATGAATCCTAAACATATGGGCATTCTGAGTGTTCTTCTCTAAGATTTCATATTTGAAGCATGATGTTTGCAATCACACCCAAACCAAAATGTTTCTTTTCGGATCAAAAAAATGCACCGCTTCAAAACCATGTTTATTGGCTAAGAACAtgcattttttctcttttttctcccgttgcaacgcacgggcatatttgctagtaacAACTATTTGTAATAAGAAGCAATGCAGGATACAAGATACAACACATCCAAGCTAAACCTCAACTGACTAGTTTTACGAGCTGCCATCGGGCCTCACGCTTAAGCAATTCGACTAAGAGAAAAAAAAACATAAACGTCTTATCTTCTCAGAAGCATTCAAGGAAATTTAAAATAAGAACAAGCATTTGTAAACAATAAAAGTAGAGATCAAATGCCAATACACTTTATAGGGTAACCTGACTAAGTTGAGTTGGCTAAATACACTGAAGGGTAGACACATGGATTAACCTAAAAGTAGAATTGGCCACAGGAAGCAACAACAAGGAATAATCAGAATTTGACTTTGACCAACCAAAGCATAGAAACGGCATTTGTAAACAAAAAAAGTAGAGATCAAATGCCAATGCACTTTACAGGGTAACCTGACTAAGTTGAGTTGGCTAAATACACTGAAGGGTAGACACATGGATTAACCTAAAAGTAGAATTGGCCACAGGAAGCAACAACCGGGGAAAATCAGAATGTGACTTTGACCAACCAAAGCATGGAATCGGCATGAACTCCACAATCCAAATAAGGATAAATGATTGAATAATTTTCTTCCTGTGCAGCTTAAGAGTTCAACCGGAGTGTTGCATTCAACGATTACGAGTCGAACGACTAGTCTAGAGTAGTCGCTCGACTAGTCTATGAGTCGCAAGCTGGCTGTCGACTCGGTTTCTCGTGTAGACTACTTGTACGAGTCGAGCCAGTCATCGACTAGTCGAACTAGTCGACATGTTCGAGTCGAACGACTCAAAAAACTGGGGGAGTATAAATACGATGCCTCATCCCGCAGGAGACCTAATCCTTTCTTTCCCCTCCTCACCTGGACGCGCCCGTCgagccctcctcgcgccgccggccgCTGGACGCCCGCCGCCGCGGATCTGAAGCTCCACCGTCGCCGGCCCCACGTCGCGGATCTGAAGCTCCACCATCGCCTTCGTCTCGcgcccctcctcgcgccgccggccccTCGTGCTCTTCTCCTCTTAAGGCAGGTGAGCCTCAGTGCTGCTCTGCCTcgctgctggactgctggtgctgCTCTGCCTTGCCCCTCCTTTCTCCTCCTCTTTCTTTTTGGCTTGCCGCTGCTGTTGCTCTGCTCcgctgctggactgctggtgctgCTCTGCTTGCTGTTGGTGCTGCTCTGCTCGCAGATagactgctggtgctgctgtgcTTGCTGCTAGTTGCTGGTGCTGCTCTGCCTCAGTGACTCCACTTTGCTTGTTTCAATTGTATACTGTACTTGTATACTTATATAGTGTAATACTACATACTACTACTAGGTATTATTAGTTATGTACTGTAAGTTCAGTGCTACAGTACCATGTCGACTAGTCTCGCACtagtctatgagtctcaacctTGGAACGACTCGTCGACTCTTCGACTCGTAAACGTTGGTTGCATTTCAGGTGTGGCGTGGCTAGTGTCTAGGCTAGGGTTTGGTATTTCTACTGGTTGGATAAATAGGGGCTCAGGGGGTGATTTGTCTGGTTTAAGATAGTTGAGGGGATTAGAGATAAGTATGTTTAGCACCCTAAACTATTAGGTCTGGGACACTATTCCCCCTACTCTATTTTCAGGTataaaagaacccccccccccccccaatataaTTGAACCGGATGGTAAATCACGTAATCCAACTTTTTTACCCGGTTCAGGTTACGTCATGCCAGTTTATGGCTTTTCTTCATCAATCACATCTTTCGACTCTTTGTGTCATCACCCTATCTCTCTAATTACCTTGCCTTGTTTTTAAGTTGCTCCTCGCCCGTTCTTATCCTCGATTCTAGATAGGATGCATCAAGGCGTACTCAAGAATCCTTGTCAATGCATGTACTAGAAATCTAGAATCTCATCAAATTGGTTCAGCTACAACCAGCAGTAAGCTAGCGGAACTAGCAATCAATTAGATGTGCAAAGCTAGCTAGACAAGGTCCATTGATTTTTCGTGGCAGCAACAACTAAAGTAACTGATCACGACTACCTAGCTATTTGCTGCAACTCCGATGTTCCATAAGGGAAGTCGATCAGCTTGCGGGATAAGCAGCTTCACGTGTGGTACGTTCTCGACTTGCTCCCGGTAGAAAGTACCAAGCAGCTAGCTTTGCATATCAAGTCGTTCTTGCCTGAAAGCAATCGGCAAGTTGAGCCTAAGGACATTCGGCCGCCACAAGGTTGCAATCGATCAAGGCAGCTTCTCCTGCGCCGCTCTCACCCCAGCCGAGATCAGCGCGTTGAGAGCCCTCACCTATTCACCCTCTCTATAGCTCATCTACATCATTGCCGTTGCCTTAAACCACGGCTGCACTCGCATATCGCACGACGGAGAGGAAGCTAAGTGAAATGTTGTGGACCAGAGATTTATTAGAAGAACTGAAGATATTGAAGACTAGTTGTATGAATTTGTGGTGTGATAACAAATCAGCAATCAACATAGCACACAATCCAGTGCAGCATGATACAACCAAGCAAGTGGAAATAGACAGATTCTTCATCAAAGAAAAGCTTGACGCTGGGATCATCAAGATTGAGCATGTGAGTTGTGGGCAAGAGATTGCAGAATGCTTGACTAGAGGATTAGTAACTAAAGAATGCAATCTGGCGTGTGACTAGAGGATTGGTAAGGGAAATGATAGATATCTATCACCCCTCTTGAGGGGGGGTGTTGGATGAGGGGCCCATGTATTGCTGACCCAAGTGGCCCAGGCGCATGGTGGCTGACCTAATAGAAGAGAAGCAAAGGGTATTGGAAAAGAGACTGACACGAGAACAAGAGAGTGAGCCGCCATGGCAATTGACAGCAAGCTGGTACGCCCCCCTCCTCGTTTCAACACCAACAAACGAAATATAAAGAACGGTGTTCATCTCAAGAATGCCGCGCATAGACCTCCGAAATGTAAATTACCTTCAGCTCTCCCAGTCAAATTACCCCAAATCCAAATCATCAAACTTTATCACTAGAGAAGGATGCTAGAGAAAGGGGTCAGGACATTATCAAATTATTACCCAATTACTATtattattactccctctgtcccataatataagagcgttttttacactactttttgtattatgggacggagggagtagtagatccatattacttgtcgctcaaacggatgtatctagacatatttcagtgctagatacatccgttgaGCCACAAGAAATATGGATAGGAGGGAGTacagttattattatatttcacgAAAGATCAAATTATCCAATTAATTAAGATATAACCAATCGCTCGTCCAATTAGGACGGAATCATACCAACCACAGCACCACATACTAGCTAATTCATCCGAGAACATTCCGCAAGCAGGCATAGTGGTCAGATCTGGGTACTAGACAAGGTAGAAGAAACAGATCGCATATAGAATGGGAAGACCTGTAGAGGCCGACCAGGCGGCGTGGAGGACGGACCGCTCCTGGACGTTGGCGCAGAACCCAAGAGTGATCTTGTTGAGGTCGCCCCGCAGCACGGAGCCGCTCCAGACGGAGGCGCCGTCGTGGACGGTGACCTGCCCGGCGAGCACGGCGTCGGGAGCAACGTACGCGTCGACGGCCACCTTGGGAAGCCACTGCCCGAGTGGTACTAGCTGCCGCTGCCCGCGGTAATCCCACCGCACCCGATCCGCACCTGCCGCCGCGGCTGCGACGTGGGGTGGTGAGGACGATGGCGCAgctggggcggtggcggtggaggagAGGATCCGGCGGAGGGAAggcgccgcggcggcggaggcgcggcgagAGAGGCGAGACAgggaggcggcggccatggtggcgtGGTGGTCCGGGAGGTGCGTGGG encodes the following:
- the LOC123144458 gene encoding gamma carbonic anhydrase-like 2, mitochondrial produces the protein MAAASLSRLSRRASAAAAPSLRRILSSTATAPAAPSSSPPHVAAAAAGADRVRWDYRGQRQLVPLGQWLPKVAVDAYVAPDAVLAGQVTVHDGASVWSGSVLRGDLNKITLGFCANVQERSVLHAAWSASTGLPAETLVDRYVTVGAYCLLRSCTIEPECIIGQHSILMEGSLVETNSVLEAGSVLAPGRRIPTGELWAGNPARFVRKLTNEEIMEIPKLAVAINDLMQSHFSEFLPYSNAYLEVEKLKKSFSIPL